The following coding sequences lie in one Fuerstiella sp. genomic window:
- a CDS encoding 3'(2'),5'-bisphosphate nucleotidase → MNPSELPELNAALTAVRQAAVVCRSVQASMDPDALKKKDSSPVTVADFASQALICRQLQQEYPNDPVIGEEGADQLRKPEGGAFLRLVHQECVAAGEPCSVDDVCDWIDRGQQSAYCSRFWTLDPIDGTKGFLRKDQYAISLALIIDGTIALGVLGCPGLPVNSGEPDGACGVLAWAVQGKGSWMVPLDSAESPPRRLHVTDTQQASAGRFCESVESGHSSHDWSGKIASVLNITREPFRIDSQCKYLAVARGDADIYLRLPTRRDYQEKIWDHAGGVILVEEAGGCVTDIHGIPPEFNHGRTLSTNEGMIVTNGRFHQRVVDVVGTCAPA, encoded by the coding sequence ATGAACCCCTCAGAACTTCCGGAATTGAACGCGGCTCTGACGGCAGTGCGTCAGGCAGCAGTTGTCTGTCGATCCGTTCAGGCATCGATGGATCCGGATGCTTTGAAAAAGAAAGACAGCAGTCCGGTAACCGTAGCCGACTTTGCGAGTCAGGCTCTGATTTGCAGGCAGCTACAGCAGGAGTATCCGAACGATCCGGTGATCGGAGAAGAAGGAGCCGACCAACTGCGTAAACCCGAAGGGGGGGCGTTTCTGCGGCTTGTCCATCAGGAATGTGTCGCAGCCGGCGAACCCTGTTCTGTCGACGATGTCTGTGACTGGATCGATCGCGGTCAGCAGTCCGCCTATTGCTCTCGATTCTGGACACTCGACCCGATCGATGGCACCAAAGGCTTTCTGCGAAAAGATCAATACGCCATCTCACTGGCTCTGATCATTGACGGGACCATCGCGCTGGGAGTTCTTGGATGTCCCGGTCTGCCTGTCAATTCTGGCGAACCGGACGGGGCCTGCGGTGTCCTCGCATGGGCTGTTCAAGGGAAAGGCAGCTGGATGGTTCCTCTGGATTCTGCCGAATCGCCTCCCCGGAGACTCCACGTCACGGATACACAACAGGCATCCGCCGGCCGGTTCTGTGAATCAGTCGAATCCGGCCATAGTTCGCACGACTGGTCAGGCAAAATTGCTTCTGTTCTGAACATCACACGAGAGCCATTCCGAATTGACAGCCAGTGCAAATACCTCGCCGTGGCCCGGGGAGATGCCGATATCTATCTCAGGCTGCCCACGCGCAGGGACTATCAGGAAAAGATCTGGGATCATGCCGGCGGCGTGATCCTGGTAGAAGAAGCCGGTGGTTGTGTCACGGACATTCATGGAATCCCGCCGGAATTCAATCATGGCCGGACACTGTCGACCAACGAAGGAATGATCGTAACAAACGGCCGGTTTCATCAGCGGGTGGTCGACGTGGTTGGCACGTGCGCACCGGCCTGA
- a CDS encoding sulfatase produces MTSGTCAAATEKSERSPNVVIIFCDDLGYGDLACFGSPNIRTPHLDRMAAEGQKWTSFYVASPVCTPSRAALMTGRYPIRNGMMSNKRAVLFPDSGGGLPADEITLAELLKQKNYATAAFGKWHLGHLPRFLPVAQGFDTYFGIPYSNDMDATQSAGEYLKKSRRDAEFHPSHSWWNVPLMRNAEIVERPADQHTITKRYADEAIRFIRENRERPFFVYLANNMPHIPLLVSEAFRGRSPRGLYGDVVEEIDFHIGRVLQTLRDEGLQENTLVVFSSDNGPWLWFNGHGGSAGPLRAGKGTTFEGGQRVPTIFWWPGTIEAGSTVAQMGSTLDVMATLASLTGTSLPTDRKLDSYDLTPALLGQGDSPRESFYFWTRAKLHAVRSNAFKLHRHQRQPVDYGHEVQLESPELYHVGHDVSEKFDIADQNPQIVQRLNRMFTAHQADIDPVPDQLAIPLQQ; encoded by the coding sequence ATGACGTCGGGTACGTGTGCGGCAGCGACGGAGAAGTCTGAACGCAGCCCCAACGTAGTGATCATCTTTTGCGATGATCTTGGCTACGGCGATCTGGCGTGTTTCGGGAGTCCGAACATTCGGACTCCGCATCTGGATCGCATGGCAGCGGAAGGACAAAAATGGACGTCGTTCTATGTGGCGTCTCCTGTGTGTACACCCAGCCGGGCCGCGCTGATGACAGGACGGTACCCGATTCGCAACGGCATGATGAGTAACAAACGTGCGGTGTTGTTTCCCGATTCCGGCGGAGGCCTGCCGGCAGACGAGATCACACTGGCAGAATTACTGAAGCAAAAGAATTATGCGACGGCCGCGTTCGGGAAATGGCATCTGGGGCACCTTCCCCGGTTTCTGCCGGTGGCTCAGGGTTTCGACACCTACTTTGGCATACCCTATTCAAATGACATGGACGCCACTCAGTCGGCCGGGGAGTACCTCAAAAAGTCGCGACGGGATGCTGAATTTCATCCATCGCACAGCTGGTGGAATGTTCCACTGATGCGGAACGCGGAGATCGTGGAACGTCCGGCCGATCAGCACACGATTACGAAACGATATGCGGATGAGGCCATCCGGTTCATTCGGGAGAACAGGGAGCGGCCGTTTTTCGTGTATCTGGCCAACAATATGCCTCATATTCCTCTACTGGTTTCTGAGGCCTTTCGCGGCCGGAGCCCGCGCGGGCTGTATGGTGATGTCGTGGAGGAGATTGATTTCCACATCGGTCGTGTCTTGCAGACGCTGCGTGACGAGGGCCTGCAGGAGAACACGCTGGTGGTGTTCAGCTCAGACAACGGACCATGGCTGTGGTTCAACGGACACGGTGGATCGGCCGGACCGTTGAGAGCCGGGAAAGGTACCACGTTTGAAGGCGGCCAGCGTGTGCCAACAATATTTTGGTGGCCAGGTACCATTGAGGCGGGGTCAACAGTTGCTCAAATGGGCTCGACGCTCGACGTGATGGCTACACTCGCCTCCCTGACCGGTACCAGTCTGCCGACAGATCGCAAACTGGACAGCTATGACCTGACACCTGCATTGCTCGGTCAGGGAGACAGCCCCCGGGAATCATTTTACTTCTGGACACGAGCGAAGCTGCACGCCGTTCGTTCGAATGCGTTCAAGCTGCACCGGCACCAACGGCAGCCTGTCGATTACGGACACGAAGTTCAGCTCGAATCTCCGGAACTTTACCATGTAGGACATGATGTGTCGGAGAAGTTCGATATCGCGGATCAAAACCCGCAGATCGTGCAGCGACTGAACCGGATGTTCACCGCGCATCAGGCCGATATCGATCCTGTGCCGGATCAGCTGGCCATTCCGCTTCAGCAGTGA
- a CDS encoding rhomboid family intramembrane serine protease, producing MGIDSREYLRDDGDVAFNGRGSVQPMSVVTKIILATVAVFVLQVVLKSQDGRSVLERWFILNGSELFGGQIWRLLSYAFLHDTGYLLHIGLNMYMLYVLGRATAQLTGNREFLWFYAVSAMFSGLCSVCFYRLLKVDPNILGASGAVYAVFTLFAMHYPRQKLYLFGLLGIEVRWLLLIYVAIEANPVIRQLADGELGRDGTAHSAHLGGLLFGWLYFRWNMRFSNWWDGVAGRASTRIRAGKSGLRVYNPKEQPESNLSDRVDAILAKISREGEQSLTDRERRILRQASEQMKKRR from the coding sequence ATGGGGATCGACTCTCGCGAATACCTCAGAGACGATGGTGACGTCGCGTTCAATGGTCGCGGGTCTGTCCAGCCGATGTCCGTGGTGACGAAGATCATTCTGGCGACCGTGGCCGTCTTCGTACTGCAGGTGGTGCTAAAATCGCAGGACGGCAGGTCCGTACTCGAACGATGGTTCATTTTAAACGGTTCGGAACTGTTCGGTGGACAGATCTGGCGTTTGCTTTCTTACGCATTTCTGCACGATACCGGATATCTGCTGCACATTGGGCTCAACATGTACATGCTGTATGTGCTGGGCCGGGCAACGGCGCAGCTAACGGGTAACCGCGAATTTCTCTGGTTTTATGCGGTCTCGGCGATGTTTTCCGGTCTGTGCTCAGTGTGCTTTTATCGTCTGCTGAAGGTCGATCCAAACATTCTGGGAGCATCGGGTGCTGTTTATGCGGTGTTCACGCTGTTTGCGATGCACTACCCGCGACAGAAGCTGTACCTTTTTGGACTTCTGGGAATCGAAGTTCGCTGGCTGCTGCTGATCTACGTAGCCATTGAGGCCAATCCGGTTATCCGACAACTGGCGGATGGAGAACTCGGCAGAGACGGAACGGCTCACAGCGCGCACCTTGGAGGCCTGTTGTTCGGCTGGCTGTATTTTCGCTGGAACATGCGATTTTCGAACTGGTGGGATGGTGTCGCAGGTCGCGCGTCCACCCGCATCCGGGCCGGAAAATCGGGTTTGCGAGTCTATAATCCCAAGGAGCAGCCGGAGTCCAATCTTTCCGACCGGGTTGATGCCATTCTGGCCAAGATCTCCCGCGAGGGTGAACAGTCGCTGACGGACCGTGAACGCCGCATTCTTCGCCAGGCAAGCGAACAAATGAAAAAACGCCGTTGA
- a CDS encoding serine/threonine protein kinase, with protein sequence MNGKQDDTWISSSDLFPEFCDRSAAGSGSVDTLEHPVDDLIPEGQQLHIYDCRRMLGRGAMGVVYLAHNRSLHRLCALKVLSPRRVSLDVDYTGRFQIEARAAAALVHPNVVTTHAVGVCDERHYLEMEYVAGGSLQREIQVCGPLDPIRATQFALGVADGLAAAHRLGIIHRDLKPDNILVTPSGSPKIGDFGLAKRVHSVEAEHARLAGTPNYMAPEIFQGEPATTSSDVFALGVCFHLMLTGRLPFESHSMHGLMNVVMSGDYRPVRELNPTVPLDVAECAAMLLSRSPSNRPANGAGASQLLQAVLGDSRDLETLVNDAFDEVPIAECLQRGHRFEIRIQLPGGRGQSVFLENSDHPAGHRLLLIYSVCCPAEAEFYEQALRLNAKVLHGGLAIREVEGLPYFVMVDTYPRATVDGEEIRRSVVEVGLQADRIERLLTGKDFH encoded by the coding sequence ATGAACGGCAAACAAGACGACACCTGGATTTCGTCGTCTGATTTGTTCCCGGAGTTTTGCGATCGTAGTGCCGCAGGTTCGGGTTCTGTAGACACACTCGAGCACCCTGTTGACGATCTGATTCCGGAAGGACAGCAGTTGCACATCTATGACTGCCGGCGGATGCTTGGTCGTGGCGCGATGGGAGTCGTCTATCTGGCACACAACAGATCTCTGCATCGGTTGTGTGCATTGAAAGTTTTGTCTCCTCGTCGTGTTTCGCTTGACGTTGATTACACGGGGCGCTTTCAGATTGAGGCGCGTGCGGCGGCGGCACTGGTGCACCCCAATGTGGTGACGACACATGCGGTCGGGGTCTGTGACGAACGGCACTATCTGGAAATGGAATATGTGGCCGGCGGATCCCTGCAGCGCGAAATTCAAGTCTGTGGTCCGCTGGATCCGATCCGTGCAACACAGTTTGCCTTAGGTGTTGCTGACGGACTGGCGGCGGCTCATCGTCTGGGAATCATCCATCGGGATCTCAAGCCGGACAACATTCTGGTGACACCGTCCGGCAGCCCGAAAATCGGTGATTTCGGACTTGCCAAACGCGTGCATTCGGTGGAGGCCGAACACGCCCGACTGGCCGGTACTCCGAATTATATGGCTCCGGAAATCTTCCAGGGAGAGCCGGCCACGACTTCAAGTGATGTGTTTGCTTTGGGCGTTTGTTTTCACCTGATGCTGACCGGGAGACTGCCGTTTGAAAGTCACAGCATGCACGGACTGATGAATGTGGTGATGTCGGGAGACTATCGACCGGTACGTGAACTGAATCCAACGGTGCCGCTGGACGTGGCCGAATGCGCGGCAATGCTGCTGTCACGCAGTCCTTCCAATCGGCCGGCGAACGGAGCTGGCGCCAGTCAGTTGCTTCAGGCGGTACTGGGTGACTCTCGGGATCTTGAGACCCTGGTGAACGATGCATTTGACGAGGTGCCGATAGCAGAATGTCTGCAGCGTGGCCATAGATTTGAAATACGGATTCAGCTGCCGGGCGGGCGGGGGCAGTCTGTGTTCCTGGAAAACAGCGATCATCCGGCGGGACATCGGTTACTGCTGATTTACAGTGTCTGCTGCCCGGCGGAAGCGGAATTCTATGAACAGGCACTTCGTCTGAACGCAAAGGTCCTGCATGGCGGCCTGGCGATTCGCGAGGTCGAAGGGTTGCCGTATTTCGTAATGGTTGATACCTATCCGCGGGCAACGGTTGACGGAGAGGAGATTCGACGCAGCGTGGTGGAAGTTGGACTTCAGGCCGACAGGATTGAACGTCTGCTGACCGGCAAGGACTTTCACTAG
- a CDS encoding lactonase family protein yields MKRTLWCFLFTGLAGVMSVLSDSTNASEPLIFISAFAPGDHGAIHAFRLDTQTGQLNETHRTTDAEHPFFMALSPDRRFLYSIHTDQFGGEQSDQIAAYRIESDTGKLNLLNRESARGTAACYLHVDATGQALFVANYSSGSVASFPIHDDGSVGKAVSFFEHRDPGVHPSRQDVTHAHCIVAGPNNRFVYSADLGIDQVLCYRLETDTAQLIPAQQPFVRTPQGAGPRHLTFHPDRQHLFVINETGNTVTSFDWDANSGMLIEQQTISTVPDEFTGTSHTADLKFTPDGRFLYGTNRGHDSIAVYRVDDERRLTLSEIVPSLGQGPQNLAVTQDGRWLLCANMPGNNVLVFGIDAESGAITPVGKPVTIPSPSCIMIY; encoded by the coding sequence ATGAAACGAACTCTGTGGTGTTTTCTGTTTACAGGATTGGCAGGTGTCATGTCTGTGTTGTCTGATTCAACGAATGCTTCCGAGCCTTTGATCTTCATTTCCGCGTTCGCTCCCGGCGATCACGGAGCCATTCATGCGTTTCGGCTCGACACACAGACCGGACAACTGAACGAAACTCATCGCACCACGGATGCCGAACACCCGTTTTTCATGGCACTGTCACCCGATCGCCGGTTTCTGTACTCGATTCACACAGACCAGTTTGGCGGTGAACAGAGTGATCAGATTGCCGCATACCGCATTGAGTCAGACACCGGTAAACTGAATCTGCTGAACCGGGAGTCGGCCCGTGGTACGGCAGCCTGTTATCTGCACGTTGACGCGACTGGTCAGGCCCTGTTCGTCGCCAACTATTCGTCGGGCAGCGTGGCATCGTTTCCAATTCATGACGATGGTTCAGTTGGCAAGGCTGTTTCTTTCTTTGAACACAGGGACCCGGGAGTACATCCCTCCCGGCAGGACGTGACTCATGCACACTGCATTGTTGCCGGCCCGAATAACCGTTTCGTGTATTCCGCGGATCTGGGCATTGACCAGGTGCTGTGTTACCGACTGGAAACAGACACGGCCCAACTGATTCCCGCACAACAACCATTCGTGAGAACACCGCAGGGTGCCGGTCCCCGACACCTGACGTTTCATCCTGACCGGCAGCACCTGTTCGTGATCAACGAAACCGGAAACACCGTCACTTCGTTTGACTGGGATGCGAACTCCGGAATGCTGATTGAGCAACAAACCATTTCCACGGTTCCCGACGAGTTTACCGGCACCAGCCACACGGCCGATCTGAAATTCACACCCGACGGACGTTTCCTGTATGGCACCAATCGTGGTCATGACAGCATCGCCGTCTATCGTGTTGACGACGAACGCAGATTGACACTCAGCGAAATCGTACCCAGTTTGGGACAGGGACCTCAGAATCTGGCAGTCACTCAGGATGGACGCTGGCTACTGTGCGCCAATATGCCGGGAAACAATGTGCTGGTATTTGGAATCGATGCTGAATCCGGAGCAATTACTCCGGTCGGCAAACCGGTGACGATTCCCAGCCCGTCGTGCATCATGATTTACTGA
- a CDS encoding MFS transporter produces the protein MPAFLDSITSTGWLSGLLPPLNRLGQSVTPLLLSGRLRDTPRKSRWLFRTTMLMGIPFLALSGLLAWSGSEVQDSMPIIFLCLYAVFFATTGMNQAVFNTIQGKLITPNRRGRLIAVAGYIGSPVSILAVVFVMRPWVDQSSPKFWAVFLFTGCVFVIAGFCARFLRESADQPIPSAERRQPLRDAVYFLQNDRHLRRMCMLSALVACPMVLFPYYQRLGRSLPDYENHMLMSWVICQNLGAAGFSWVAGKIADSRGTRSALRMLTLAATLSPIVPLGLWLIGSADWYWITFLWLGTVPVTFRMKINYVLELTAPQQHPIYISTTALSTTPIIFLSPVAGVMITHTGYVLPFLLVSAASAVSWIVTLFIIEPRSAEFQRSHERVC, from the coding sequence ATGCCGGCATTTCTGGACAGCATCACATCGACCGGCTGGCTGAGTGGACTGCTGCCTCCGCTCAATCGCCTGGGCCAGTCCGTGACACCTCTGCTGTTGTCCGGACGCTTGCGGGACACACCCCGCAAGTCGCGTTGGCTGTTCAGAACAACCATGTTAATGGGAATCCCGTTTCTGGCGTTGAGCGGTCTGTTGGCCTGGTCGGGATCAGAGGTTCAGGACAGCATGCCGATAATATTCCTGTGTCTGTACGCGGTGTTCTTTGCGACGACAGGCATGAATCAGGCAGTCTTCAACACGATTCAGGGTAAGCTGATTACTCCCAACCGGCGTGGTCGACTGATTGCAGTCGCCGGCTACATCGGATCACCGGTGTCCATTCTCGCGGTTGTGTTCGTCATGCGTCCCTGGGTCGACCAGTCTTCACCCAAATTTTGGGCCGTTTTCCTGTTCACAGGCTGCGTTTTTGTGATTGCCGGCTTTTGTGCACGGTTTCTTCGGGAGTCTGCAGATCAACCGATTCCGTCGGCAGAACGACGTCAGCCCCTGCGGGATGCCGTCTATTTTCTGCAAAACGACCGGCATCTGAGACGGATGTGTATGCTGAGTGCTCTGGTCGCATGCCCAATGGTGCTGTTTCCGTACTATCAAAGACTGGGACGCAGTCTGCCTGACTATGAAAATCACATGCTGATGAGTTGGGTAATCTGCCAGAATCTGGGCGCGGCGGGTTTCAGCTGGGTTGCCGGAAAAATTGCTGACTCCCGAGGGACACGAAGTGCACTGCGAATGCTGACCCTGGCAGCAACCCTGTCGCCTATCGTTCCGCTGGGACTGTGGCTCATCGGTAGCGCTGACTGGTACTGGATTACTTTTTTATGGCTGGGCACGGTTCCGGTCACGTTTCGGATGAAAATCAATTACGTGCTTGAATTGACCGCGCCTCAGCAGCATCCGATCTACATCAGCACCACAGCTCTCAGCACCACACCGATCATTTTCCTGTCCCCGGTCGCAGGAGTGATGATTACCCACACAGGATACGTTCTTCCATTCTTACTTGTCTCCGCAGCGTCTGCTGTTTCGTGGATCGTCACACTCTTTATTATCGAACCTCGTTCAGCTGAATTTCAGCGATCACACGAACGAGTGTGCTAA
- a CDS encoding B12-binding domain-containing radical SAM protein — MADIVLTTLNARYWHSAFGLRCLLANMGDLRERTLMLEFSIGDSLIEVLADILEHRPRIVGIGVYVWNVRQVTDLVAGMRRVAPDVIVVLGGPEVSYEWETSPVVHQADHVITGEADLAFAELCEKILRDDGSPAHMIHAEVPQFSELNLPYHLYDQEDIAHRVIYVEASRGCPFTCEFCLSALEIPVRQADLAEFLAALQSLLDRGARQFKFVDRTFNLNIRVSQKILTFFLDRWSEGLFLHFEMVPDRLPDSLRDLIAMFPPGALQFEIGVQTFNDRTGELISRTQDNSKLEDNVRFLRDSTGVHIHTDLIIGLPGEDLKSFGKGFDRLLALNPHEIQVGVLKRLKGTPIIRHDENFEMVYSDQPPFEILRTRDIDFSSMMRLRHFARTWDLIGNSGNFLTSLEFLRKEGTSVFEQLLAFSDFLVEREQRLHGISLIRLAESLFTFLVETQAICPQQAAEALWCDYTRSGRSDRPEFLRAFRLEQPASAQVKRMSLPARQRRHHVEVRR, encoded by the coding sequence ATGGCGGACATCGTTCTGACAACTTTGAACGCTCGTTACTGGCACAGCGCATTTGGTCTTCGCTGTTTGCTGGCAAACATGGGAGATCTCAGAGAACGCACCTTGATGCTCGAGTTCAGCATTGGCGACAGTCTGATTGAGGTGCTTGCTGATATCCTGGAACATCGACCGCGGATTGTGGGAATTGGAGTTTACGTATGGAACGTGCGGCAGGTCACAGATCTGGTGGCCGGCATGAGACGCGTGGCTCCGGACGTTATTGTTGTCCTGGGTGGTCCTGAAGTCAGCTACGAATGGGAGACCTCGCCCGTGGTCCATCAGGCGGACCACGTGATCACCGGAGAAGCTGACCTGGCGTTTGCTGAACTGTGCGAAAAAATTCTGCGGGACGACGGTTCGCCGGCACATATGATTCATGCTGAAGTGCCGCAGTTTTCCGAATTGAATCTGCCGTACCATCTGTACGATCAGGAGGACATTGCCCACCGGGTCATTTATGTCGAAGCTTCCCGCGGCTGTCCCTTCACCTGCGAGTTCTGTCTGTCGGCACTGGAGATTCCCGTGCGGCAGGCTGACTTAGCTGAGTTTTTGGCGGCGCTGCAGTCACTACTGGACCGCGGGGCTCGACAGTTCAAGTTTGTCGATCGAACCTTCAATCTGAATATCCGGGTGAGTCAGAAGATCCTGACGTTTTTTCTGGATCGCTGGAGCGAAGGATTGTTTCTTCATTTCGAAATGGTTCCGGACCGACTTCCGGATTCACTCCGCGATCTGATTGCAATGTTTCCTCCGGGGGCGCTTCAGTTTGAGATCGGTGTTCAGACTTTCAATGACAGGACAGGGGAGCTGATCAGTCGGACACAGGATAATTCGAAACTGGAAGACAACGTTCGTTTCCTGCGGGACAGTACGGGCGTGCACATTCACACCGATCTGATTATTGGTCTGCCCGGTGAGGACCTGAAAAGTTTCGGAAAGGGATTTGATCGACTGCTGGCACTCAATCCTCATGAGATTCAGGTTGGTGTCCTCAAGCGACTTAAAGGAACTCCGATCATCCGGCATGATGAAAATTTTGAAATGGTCTACAGCGATCAGCCACCCTTCGAAATCCTGAGGACCCGAGATATTGATTTCAGCAGCATGATGCGTCTGCGACATTTTGCCCGAACCTGGGACCTCATCGGCAACAGCGGCAACTTTCTGACGTCGCTGGAGTTCTTGCGGAAAGAGGGCACGTCAGTATTTGAGCAGTTGCTCGCATTCAGTGATTTTCTTGTTGAACGCGAACAACGCCTTCACGGAATTTCATTGATCCGGCTCGCGGAATCGCTGTTCACGTTTCTCGTTGAAACTCAGGCGATCTGTCCTCAGCAGGCGGCCGAGGCCCTGTGGTGTGATTATACCCGGTCCGGCCGTTCGGATCGTCCGGAATTTCTTCGCGCCTTTCGTCTTGAGCAACCAGCGTCGGCACAAGTGAAGCGAATGAGTTTGCCGGCCCGGCAACGTCGACATCATGTGGAAGTCCGACGCTGA
- a CDS encoding redoxin domain-containing protein: protein MKSRLSVMLMFVLVGSSVVMAEEKSADAATKDSEVKKTVVIGATAPEFRIKDSSGKQIDLKQLTDQGPVLVRLTCGCSGCDKELAYFQTMHEEYKELGLTSLAIFREPDAKVEDYVQQKKLKMMYAVDSDGNSWKTFQTKTMPTNFLIEKGGKIRSIAAGCDPSGLLANKVSQYVADLLDTEQVDVRDTVKNNAQASTKQ from the coding sequence ATGAAGTCACGTCTTTCCGTAATGCTGATGTTTGTGCTGGTGGGGTCGTCAGTGGTGATGGCTGAAGAGAAGTCGGCGGACGCAGCCACCAAAGATTCCGAAGTCAAAAAGACGGTCGTCATTGGAGCCACTGCGCCGGAATTCAGGATTAAAGATTCCAGTGGCAAACAAATCGACCTGAAACAACTGACCGATCAGGGCCCCGTGCTGGTGCGACTCACCTGCGGATGCTCCGGCTGCGACAAGGAACTGGCCTATTTTCAGACCATGCATGAGGAATACAAAGAGCTGGGCCTCACCAGCCTGGCAATTTTCCGCGAGCCGGATGCCAAGGTCGAAGATTACGTCCAACAAAAGAAGTTGAAGATGATGTACGCCGTGGATTCGGACGGCAACAGCTGGAAGACCTTCCAGACAAAGACCATGCCCACCAACTTTCTGATCGAAAAGGGCGGAAAAATCCGGTCGATCGCGGCTGGATGCGATCCCAGCGGATTGCTGGCCAACAAAGTGTCTCAGTATGTGGCAGATCTGCTGGACACGGAGCAGGTAGACGTCAGGGACACAGTCAAAAACAACGCACAGGCATCCACAAAGCAATAA
- a CDS encoding T4 RnlA family RNA ligase, producing MTRQLGIKVNRHTTLPLAILNYDQIESPKTHPVVCECRGLVLHTKTLEVVARSFHRFFNWGEVVENMAHFNFSDFTAQSKEDGSLVLLYHFQGIWRANTRGSFAEDNMPFQRFTWSEGICQALGVNTLNDLDPVLDPHCSYVCEFVSPWNKIVRKYDKPMLYLLTAFYRNTCEELTQSECDQFARAGNMLRPRLYKFSNVDEIQDFLQKQAEEDPTFEGVVICDKDHRRWKIKNPAYLGRHRMKGEGLNLYDPRHLLHFILEGEEDELLTYFPEVRERFFELKEMVTKAYGKVLEAWFDHRHAPDRKSFALVIGKRPFSGLLFQLRDRQDRGESVTSAAIKSLWRDSGDLILKTLLHR from the coding sequence TTGACGAGACAACTTGGAATCAAAGTCAATCGGCACACAACACTCCCGCTGGCCATCCTCAACTACGACCAGATTGAGTCTCCTAAGACGCACCCGGTTGTTTGCGAGTGCCGTGGTCTTGTCCTGCATACGAAGACGCTGGAAGTTGTCGCCAGATCCTTCCATCGCTTCTTCAACTGGGGAGAAGTCGTTGAGAATATGGCCCATTTCAACTTCTCTGATTTCACGGCTCAGTCCAAGGAAGACGGTAGTCTTGTGCTGCTGTATCACTTTCAGGGAATATGGCGAGCCAACACGCGTGGATCATTTGCAGAAGACAACATGCCGTTTCAGAGATTCACCTGGAGTGAGGGCATCTGTCAGGCACTTGGAGTCAACACTCTGAACGACCTGGATCCCGTGCTGGATCCCCACTGTTCCTATGTCTGTGAATTTGTGTCTCCCTGGAACAAAATAGTCCGTAAGTATGACAAGCCTATGCTCTATCTGCTCACCGCGTTCTACCGCAATACGTGTGAGGAACTGACGCAGTCCGAGTGCGATCAATTTGCTCGCGCGGGAAACATGCTTCGCCCCAGACTGTATAAGTTCTCAAACGTCGATGAGATACAGGATTTTCTGCAGAAACAGGCGGAAGAAGACCCAACCTTTGAAGGTGTTGTGATCTGCGACAAAGACCATCGCCGCTGGAAGATCAAAAACCCGGCCTACCTCGGTCGGCACAGGATGAAAGGAGAAGGACTGAATCTATATGACCCGCGGCATCTTCTGCATTTCATTCTGGAGGGTGAAGAAGACGAGTTGTTAACTTACTTTCCTGAAGTTCGCGAGCGATTCTTCGAACTTAAGGAAATGGTCACGAAAGCCTACGGAAAGGTGCTTGAAGCATGGTTTGATCACAGGCATGCGCCCGACAGGAAGTCGTTCGCTCTGGTAATTGGCAAACGTCCGTTTTCCGGCCTGCTGTTCCAGCTTCGAGACCGGCAGGACAGAGGCGAGTCAGTGACCTCCGCTGCGATAAAATCATTGTGGCGAGACTCCGGCGACCTGATCCTGAAAACGTTACTGCATCGGTGA